tattttgtggattctaataccttaataatattcttttaccatcttgatttctactattaattttttttatatattgtctttaatttatttattattgtctcttatttgattttcttgtcacaaattctcatcaatctttggagctaggttagaatttattaattttgatttaaaatagttttcttttttattttagaaaactcCTTTGAGTTCGACCTCTTGCTTACACAAACACTATACTTcctatacgattcgtgcgcttgcgagttataaatatttaaaacatactcgttttgggtccatcacgtcactataaatatgattagctatatgctcgggatttaatagaagtttaatattaaacaaataatcatgaaaataaaacatgtgagcaaagtgattgaccaagtgaaaaaatgatttctattcttttattgataataaatgagattacaaagaaattgagttttaattaaggcataaaatcccaacaattACCACTCCAATATCCTTGTCCGATATTGCAGCAGCTGTAGCCCTCGGAAGGAAGACGATATAAAGGACATTGCCGATTTAGAAGAATAGattatattgtttaattgctacattaaattataaatatggatACTAATATGAGTTTTGTTATCTCAATGaactaaatttaaatatttaatataatactttaatttcaatttgattttttcaattaaatttttattattaaaaatatttttttattatttttacaaTTAAAATATACTATTAGCAACGAGTCGGCCTTAATAGTACAATATTAGTGGGGACGTTTATACTTTTAGCAGCGACACATGAAAAAAAAGTCGTCGCAAATAAGTGCAGTATGTAGTAGTTCTTGCATTATCAGCGATGACAAAGTCACCCCTAATAGTAGACTATTAGTAGCGACTTTGGTTGTCAATGCTAATTATGACTACTGGCATCAATATATTATGGGCGACACATTAGCAGTGACATGTTGTCCCTAATAGTTTTTAGCGGCAATTTTGATGATCTTTAATGGCCATATCCATTGCCGCTAAAAGACATGTTTATTGTAGTGAGATGTGAATAGAGTTTTTGCCATCAGAGAGACATGATTTGCTAGACCCAAAGATCTCAGATTTCATGTCTCGCGAGCTGGTGATGTGGAAAGATTATTATATTTTACTTTGAGAATCCTAAATGAACTTTATTGTTGTAGtagtctgtattattttcttgcatattgtattttaattttatttcttttcgAGATATAATTTAACTTATAATAAATGACATAGCAGCTTAGATATTGATCTCTGTGCTACAAATGCGAGTTTTAGATATCACAAGTTACAATTTACATATGATACACGTTCTATATTTTAcatcattaataaaaaaaataacaaataattttcTATTTACATATGATTCAAGTTCTATATTTTAcatcattaataaaaaaaaataacaaataattttcTTGAATCTTATATTATATTTCTAACTAGATTCGATTCTAAGATGATTGGCCAAGCACATGGAATGTGAAGAATAGTTTTGTGAATGTTTGCATCAATTTCCTTTTTCTCTTCACCCTATATATAAAAATCATCACCACCGCAATCAATTACATTAAGGCTCTCAACTTTAACTTTAGTAACATCACACCGAACTCCAACATCAAAATTCAGTCGACCAACACAATAAATGCCGACACCGAGAGCTACAAAGCCACCAAGACAACCCACCGCACTACTCACCAACAGAAGTTGCAACGAAAAAACCAAAGAGCCGCTGGCCGCTAGCAAAGATACCACCTGCCCACTTATGCCAACTCCAGTTCTAGTAACCATGACTCCACGCAGCCCGGTCTTGCAATACACGGCAAAGTCTTCACAGTTGTTCCGAAAAAGATCGTAAGCACCAAATTCACCAGTTTTTAGAAGGTATTGGGCACGGTAGAGGACGTCTTCCGCGGCGTCTGAGGCAGCCAGCGAGCATGTTCCGCTTCGCCCTATGGCGAGGAAGAAAGCTGCGCTGACGCCGTACTTGAAGAGGTGGAGTTCTCCTCCCCAAAG
The Humulus lupulus chromosome 6, drHumLupu1.1, whole genome shotgun sequence DNA segment above includes these coding regions:
- the LOC133785840 gene encoding protein LEAD-SENSITIVE 1-like, with protein sequence MGVLSTKIDREQLNPGDHIYSWRTAYIYAHHGIYIGDGKVIQFAKGSKPDHKLNQESDTSTLSIMDKNKYHVNMFNNSRQSTRSRTTPCPNCGFLKIDFGVISSCLDCFLWGGELHLFKYGVSAAFFLAIGRSGTCSLAASDAAEDVLYRAQYLLKTGEFGAYDLFRNNCEDFAVYCKTGLRGVMVTRTGVGISGQVVSLLAASGSLVFSLQLLLVSSAVGCLGGFVALGVGIYCVGRLNFDVGVRCDVTKVKVESLNVIDCGGDDFYI